The following are encoded in a window of Amaranthus tricolor cultivar Red isolate AtriRed21 chromosome 2, ASM2621246v1, whole genome shotgun sequence genomic DNA:
- the LOC130806575 gene encoding V-type proton ATPase subunit a3-like isoform X1: MVGCCPPMDLMRSEEMQLVQLIIPLESSHLTVSYLGDLGLLQFKDLNADKSPFQRTYANQIKKCGEMARRLRYFREQMSNAGISAPPMFFTRYDVKVDDLEVKLGDLEAELSEMNANNEKLQRTYNELVEYKLVLQKAGEFFHSAQRSAVAQQRETEAQQAEDSLDTPLLLDQDKSVDPSKPIQLGFLTGLVPREKSMAFERILFRATRGNVFVRQTALENPVTDPASGEKVEKNVFVIFYSGERAKNKILKICEAFGANRYPFSEDFGKQDQMLKEVSGRISELRTAIDAGLLYRGNLLQTIGDQFEQWNLLVRKEKSIYHILNMLSMDVTKKCLVAEGWCPVFATKQIQDALHRATLDSNSQVEAIFQALYTRESPPTYFRTNKFTSAFQEIVDAYGIARYQEANPTVYTVVTFPFLFAVMFGDWGHGICLLLATLYLVLREKKLASQKLGDIMEMMFGGRYVILMMAIFSIYTGFIYNEFFSVPFALFGKSAYECRDPSCKDATTDGLIKVREAYPFGLDPVWHGSRSELPFLNSLKMKMSILLGVAQMNLGIIMSFFNAKFFRSCVDIWFQFIPQMIFLNSLFGYLSVLIIVKWCTGSKADLYHIMIYMFLSPTEELGENQLFPGQKTAQMVLLLLALVSVPCMLLPKPFILKAQHQSRHQGESYVPLQPEESLQVEAPHCSHGDHEEFEFSEVLVHQLIHTIEFVLGAVSNTASYLRLWALSLAHSELSSVIYDKVLMLAWGYNNVLILIIGLIVFIFATVGVLLVMETLSAFLHALRLHWVEYQNKFYLGDGYKFYPFSFSLMGEEDE, from the exons ATGGTAGGATGTTGTCCTCCAATGGATCTCATGAGGTCCGAAGAGATGCAATTAGTTCAACTCATCATCCCTCTCGAGTCTTCTCATCTCACCGTCTCTTACCTTGGTGATCTCGGCCTTCTCCAATTTAAAGAT TTGAACGCAGATAAGAGTCCTTTTCAGCGAACTTATGCCAATCAG ATAAAAAAATGTGGAGAGATGGCACGTAGATTACGATATTTCAGAGAACAAATGTCAAATGCTGGCATTTCAGCTCCACCGATGTTTTTTACCCGATATGATGTTAAAGTGGATGATTTAGAG GTGAAACTTGGAGATTTGGAAGCTGAGCTTTCTGAAATGAATGCAAACAATGAGAAATTACAGCGCACTTATAATGAACTTGTTGAGTATAAACTTGTCTTGCAGAAG GCTGGAGAATTCTTCCATTCCGCTCAAAGAAGTGCTGTTGCACAGCAGAGAGAAACAGAAGCACAGCAAGCTGAGGATTCATTGGACACACCTTTACTGTTGGACCAA GACAAGTCAGTTGATCCATCAAAGCCTATCCAGCTGGGTTTTTTGACAGGTCTGGTACCCAGAGAGAAATCTATGGCGTTCGAGAGGATCTTGTTTCGTGCTACTAGGGGCAATGTTTTTGTAAGGCAGACTGCACTAGAGAATCCTGTGACTGACCCTGCTTCAGGAGAGAAG GTTGAGAAAAATGTCTTTGTAATATTCTACTCTGGAGAGCGAGCAAAGAACAAAATTCTTAAgatctgtgaagcatttggagCTAATCGTTACCCCTTCAGTGAGGACTTTGGCAAACAAGATCAGATGCTGAAAGAG GTTTCTGGAAGAATTTCAGAACTGAGGACTGCCATTGATGCTGGACTTCTGTATCGTGGCAACTTATTGCAAACTATTGGTGATCAGTTTGAGCAGTGGAACCTTCTG gtGAGGAAGGAGAAATCCATTTACCACATATTGAACATGCTTAGCATGGATGTAACAAAAAAATGTCTTGTAGCAGAAGGTTGGTGCCCAGTTTTTGCAACAAAACAG ATCCAAGATGCATTGCACAGGGCGACATTAGACTCAAATTCTCAAGTTGAAGCTATATTTCAAGCTCTGTATACAAGGGAGTCACCACCAACATATTTCAGGACAAACAAATTTACTTCTGCTTTTCAGGAAATTGTTGATGCATATGG GATCGCTCGTTACCAAGAAGCAAATCCAACTGTATACACAGTTGTTACTTTTCCGTTCCTATTTGCAGTCATGTTTGGTGACTGGGGGCATGGTATATGCTTGTTGCTTGCGACTTTATACCTGGTATTAAGGGAAAAGAAGCTCGCCAGTCAG AAACTAGGGGACATCATGGAGATGATGTTTGGAGGTCGCTACGTCATTCTGATGATGGCGATCTTCTCAATTTACACTGGCTTCATCTACAACGAGTTCTTTTCAGTCCCTTTTGCACTGTTTGGAAAGTCAGCTTATGAATGCCGTGATCCTTCCTGCAA GGATGCAACAACAGATGGTTTGATCAAAGTGAGAGAAGCATACCCGTTTGGATTAGATCCTGTATGGCATGGTTCTCGAAGTGAGTTGCCTTTTCTGAACTCCCTAAAGATGAAGATGTCAATCCTCCTTGGTGTTGCTCAAATGAACTTGGGGATCATAATGAGTTTCTTTAATGCCAAGTTTTTCAGAAGTTGTGTGGATATATG GTTCCAATTCATTCCTCAGATGATTTTCTTGAACAGTTTGTTTGGTTACCTCTCTGTTCTCATTATTGTTAAATGGTGCACTGGCTCAAAAGCTGATTTATATCACATAATGATCTACATGTTCCTAAGCCCAACTGAGGAATTGGGTGAAAATCAGCTTTTCCCTGGCCAGAAAACAGCTCAG ATGGTTCTGCTGCTGCTAGCCCTTGTGTCTGTACCTTGTATGCTGCTTCCAAAGCCTTTTATTCTGAAAGCCCAGCACCAAAGT AGGCACCAGGGTGAATCTTATGTTCCCCTACAGCCAGAAGAAAGCCTTCAAGTGGAAGCTCCACATTGTTCTCATGGCGATCATGAGGAATTTGAATTTAGTGAAGTGCTAGTGCATCAGCTCATTCATACAATAGAGTTTGTACTTGGAGCAGTTTCAAATACTGCTTCATACCTTCGTTTATGGGCATTAAG CTTGGCCCACTCAGAGTTGTCTTCAGTGATTTACGACAAGGTTTTGATGTTAGCGTGGGG GTACAACAATGTGCTAATACTTATAATCGGCCTAATCGTCTTTATCTTTGCTACTGTCGGTGTATTGCTGGTGATGGAAACGCTTAGTGCTTTTCTACACGCATTGCGTCTACACTGGGTGGAATACCAGAATAAGTTTTACTTGGGAGACGGTTACAAGTTCTATCCTTTCTCGTTTTCATTGATGGGCGAAGAAGACGAGTGA
- the LOC130806577 gene encoding pentatricopeptide repeat-containing protein At4g21065-like — protein MDVTSISQAMQLHAQALKLGSQPHHHNYSKLFTFSALSPSGDLNYARLILNSLQTPNSYFWNTMVRAYSESSDPFESISLFIAMKLEQPSAIAPRPDKFTYPFVVKACSRLKDANLGKQVHCLICKVGFDSDRYICNSLIHMYMKFNDLGSARKVFDRMPDRDVVSWTSVIDGLVDNGRGIEAIKLFDEMIDSGIEPNDATIVSVLRACAETGALEVGRRAQRIVKEQELGLKSNVSTALIDMYSKCGCIDSARNVFNEVFDKDVCAWTAMIHGLASHGMSREALDSFAEMKNSGVMPDERTMTAVLTACRNAGWMTEAYHYFKDMKKKYGIKPNLQHHGCIVDLYARSGKLTEAEDFIRKMGVKADAVLWRTVIWACRIHGDTDRAERLIKDIDVDFTDPGSYVLLSNIYASAGKWHDKAMCRETMNRQGLVKAPGSSKIEIDGSVYEFTAGDSSHIEAHNIYEKLDEIYKKLTEEGYKPELSEVLLEVDDEEKAFQLLHHSEKLAISYGLIKTKPGSQLRIVKNLRSCEDCHSFMKLISRVYEREIIVRDRIRFHHFRDGICSCGDYW, from the coding sequence ATGGATGTAACCTCCATTTCTCAAGCCATGCAACTTCATGCTCAAGCACTCAAATTAGGATCACAACCTCACCATCACAACTACAGCAAACTCTTCACTTTCTCTGCGCTATCTCCTTCTGGTGACCTTAACTATGCTCGTCTTATACTCAACTCTCTTCAAACCCCAAATTCTTACTTCTGGAACACCATGGTTAGAGCCTACTCTGAAAGTTCTGATCCTTTTGAATCTATTTCACTCTTTATTGCAATGAAACTGGAGCAACCTTCTGCCATTGCTCCAAGACCTGACAAGTTTACTTACCCTTTTGTTGTCAAAGCTTGTAGTAGATTGAAAGACGCCAACTTGGGTAAACAAGttcattgtttgatttgtaAAGTGGGTTTTGATTCTGATAGGTATATATGCAATTCTTTGATTCATATGTATATGAAATTTAACGATTTGGGTTCTGCACGTAAGGTGTTTGATAGAATGCCTGACAGAGATGTTGTTTCTTGGACTTCTGTAATTGATGGACTTGTTGATAATGGTAGAGGTATTGAAGCAATTAAGCTTTTTGATGAGATGATTGATAGTGGAATAGAACCTAATGATGCGACAATCGTGTCGGTTTTGAGGGCTTGTGCGGAGACAGGAGCATTAGAGGTAGGGAGACGAGCTCAAAGAATTGTTAAGGAACAGGAGCTTGGTTTAAAATCTAATGTTAGTACTGCATTGATTGATATGTACTCGAAATGTGGTTGTATCGATAGTGCTAGGAACGTATTTAACGAGGTTTTTGATAAGGATGTGTGTGCTTGGACTGCCATGATTCATGGTCTTGCAAGTCATGGTATGAGTAGAGAGGCATTAGACTCTTTTGCAGAGATGAAAAACTCAGGTGTAATGCCTGACGAGCGAACCATGACTGCTGTTCTCACAGCGTGTAGGAATGCCGGTTGGATGACCGAAGCTTACCATTACTTTAAGGACATGAAGAAGAAATATGGAATCAAACCAAACCTTCAGCATCATGGATGTATAGTAGACCTTTATGCGCGATCAGGGAAGTTAACGGAGGCTGAAGATTTCATTAGGAAGATGGGTGTTAAGGCGGATGCTGTTCTATGGAGAACTGTCATATGGGCGTGTCGAATTCATGGAGATACTGATCGCGCAGAACGTCTGATAAAGGACATAGATGTAGATTTTACTGACCCTGGAAGTTATGTACTTCTTAGTAATATTTATGCATCTGCTGGAAAATGGCATGATAAGGCAATGTGTAGGGAAACAATGAATAGACAAGGACTCGTTAAAGCACCGGGTTCTAGTAAGATCGAGATTGATGGTAGTGTTTATGAGTTTACAGCAGGAGATTCTAGTCACATTGAAGCACATAATATTTATGAGAAGTTGGATGAAATATACAAGAAGTTGACAGAAGAAGGCTATAAACCCGAGCTTTCAGAGGTGTTGCTTGAAGTCGATGATGAAGAGAAGGCGTTCCAATTGCTTCATCATAGTGAAAAACTCGCTATATCCTATGGACTGATAAAAACGAAGCCAGGATCGCAACTTAGGATCGTAAAGAATTTACGATCATGTGAGGATTGCCATTCTTTTATGAAACTGATCTCGAGAGTGTATGAGAGGGAGATTATAGTTAGGGATCGAATTCGTTTCCATCATTTTAGAGATGGGATATGCTCCTGTGGAGATTACTGGTGA
- the LOC130806575 gene encoding V-type proton ATPase subunit a3-like isoform X2: MARRLRYFREQMSNAGISAPPMFFTRYDVKVDDLEVKLGDLEAELSEMNANNEKLQRTYNELVEYKLVLQKAGEFFHSAQRSAVAQQRETEAQQAEDSLDTPLLLDQDKSVDPSKPIQLGFLTGLVPREKSMAFERILFRATRGNVFVRQTALENPVTDPASGEKVEKNVFVIFYSGERAKNKILKICEAFGANRYPFSEDFGKQDQMLKEVSGRISELRTAIDAGLLYRGNLLQTIGDQFEQWNLLVRKEKSIYHILNMLSMDVTKKCLVAEGWCPVFATKQIQDALHRATLDSNSQVEAIFQALYTRESPPTYFRTNKFTSAFQEIVDAYGIARYQEANPTVYTVVTFPFLFAVMFGDWGHGICLLLATLYLVLREKKLASQKLGDIMEMMFGGRYVILMMAIFSIYTGFIYNEFFSVPFALFGKSAYECRDPSCKDATTDGLIKVREAYPFGLDPVWHGSRSELPFLNSLKMKMSILLGVAQMNLGIIMSFFNAKFFRSCVDIWFQFIPQMIFLNSLFGYLSVLIIVKWCTGSKADLYHIMIYMFLSPTEELGENQLFPGQKTAQMVLLLLALVSVPCMLLPKPFILKAQHQSRHQGESYVPLQPEESLQVEAPHCSHGDHEEFEFSEVLVHQLIHTIEFVLGAVSNTASYLRLWALSLAHSELSSVIYDKVLMLAWGYNNVLILIIGLIVFIFATVGVLLVMETLSAFLHALRLHWVEYQNKFYLGDGYKFYPFSFSLMGEEDE; this comes from the exons ATGGCACGTAGATTACGATATTTCAGAGAACAAATGTCAAATGCTGGCATTTCAGCTCCACCGATGTTTTTTACCCGATATGATGTTAAAGTGGATGATTTAGAG GTGAAACTTGGAGATTTGGAAGCTGAGCTTTCTGAAATGAATGCAAACAATGAGAAATTACAGCGCACTTATAATGAACTTGTTGAGTATAAACTTGTCTTGCAGAAG GCTGGAGAATTCTTCCATTCCGCTCAAAGAAGTGCTGTTGCACAGCAGAGAGAAACAGAAGCACAGCAAGCTGAGGATTCATTGGACACACCTTTACTGTTGGACCAA GACAAGTCAGTTGATCCATCAAAGCCTATCCAGCTGGGTTTTTTGACAGGTCTGGTACCCAGAGAGAAATCTATGGCGTTCGAGAGGATCTTGTTTCGTGCTACTAGGGGCAATGTTTTTGTAAGGCAGACTGCACTAGAGAATCCTGTGACTGACCCTGCTTCAGGAGAGAAG GTTGAGAAAAATGTCTTTGTAATATTCTACTCTGGAGAGCGAGCAAAGAACAAAATTCTTAAgatctgtgaagcatttggagCTAATCGTTACCCCTTCAGTGAGGACTTTGGCAAACAAGATCAGATGCTGAAAGAG GTTTCTGGAAGAATTTCAGAACTGAGGACTGCCATTGATGCTGGACTTCTGTATCGTGGCAACTTATTGCAAACTATTGGTGATCAGTTTGAGCAGTGGAACCTTCTG gtGAGGAAGGAGAAATCCATTTACCACATATTGAACATGCTTAGCATGGATGTAACAAAAAAATGTCTTGTAGCAGAAGGTTGGTGCCCAGTTTTTGCAACAAAACAG ATCCAAGATGCATTGCACAGGGCGACATTAGACTCAAATTCTCAAGTTGAAGCTATATTTCAAGCTCTGTATACAAGGGAGTCACCACCAACATATTTCAGGACAAACAAATTTACTTCTGCTTTTCAGGAAATTGTTGATGCATATGG GATCGCTCGTTACCAAGAAGCAAATCCAACTGTATACACAGTTGTTACTTTTCCGTTCCTATTTGCAGTCATGTTTGGTGACTGGGGGCATGGTATATGCTTGTTGCTTGCGACTTTATACCTGGTATTAAGGGAAAAGAAGCTCGCCAGTCAG AAACTAGGGGACATCATGGAGATGATGTTTGGAGGTCGCTACGTCATTCTGATGATGGCGATCTTCTCAATTTACACTGGCTTCATCTACAACGAGTTCTTTTCAGTCCCTTTTGCACTGTTTGGAAAGTCAGCTTATGAATGCCGTGATCCTTCCTGCAA GGATGCAACAACAGATGGTTTGATCAAAGTGAGAGAAGCATACCCGTTTGGATTAGATCCTGTATGGCATGGTTCTCGAAGTGAGTTGCCTTTTCTGAACTCCCTAAAGATGAAGATGTCAATCCTCCTTGGTGTTGCTCAAATGAACTTGGGGATCATAATGAGTTTCTTTAATGCCAAGTTTTTCAGAAGTTGTGTGGATATATG GTTCCAATTCATTCCTCAGATGATTTTCTTGAACAGTTTGTTTGGTTACCTCTCTGTTCTCATTATTGTTAAATGGTGCACTGGCTCAAAAGCTGATTTATATCACATAATGATCTACATGTTCCTAAGCCCAACTGAGGAATTGGGTGAAAATCAGCTTTTCCCTGGCCAGAAAACAGCTCAG ATGGTTCTGCTGCTGCTAGCCCTTGTGTCTGTACCTTGTATGCTGCTTCCAAAGCCTTTTATTCTGAAAGCCCAGCACCAAAGT AGGCACCAGGGTGAATCTTATGTTCCCCTACAGCCAGAAGAAAGCCTTCAAGTGGAAGCTCCACATTGTTCTCATGGCGATCATGAGGAATTTGAATTTAGTGAAGTGCTAGTGCATCAGCTCATTCATACAATAGAGTTTGTACTTGGAGCAGTTTCAAATACTGCTTCATACCTTCGTTTATGGGCATTAAG CTTGGCCCACTCAGAGTTGTCTTCAGTGATTTACGACAAGGTTTTGATGTTAGCGTGGGG GTACAACAATGTGCTAATACTTATAATCGGCCTAATCGTCTTTATCTTTGCTACTGTCGGTGTATTGCTGGTGATGGAAACGCTTAGTGCTTTTCTACACGCATTGCGTCTACACTGGGTGGAATACCAGAATAAGTTTTACTTGGGAGACGGTTACAAGTTCTATCCTTTCTCGTTTTCATTGATGGGCGAAGAAGACGAGTGA
- the LOC130806575 gene encoding V-type proton ATPase subunit a3-like isoform X3, with protein sequence MNANNEKLQRTYNELVEYKLVLQKAGEFFHSAQRSAVAQQRETEAQQAEDSLDTPLLLDQDKSVDPSKPIQLGFLTGLVPREKSMAFERILFRATRGNVFVRQTALENPVTDPASGEKVEKNVFVIFYSGERAKNKILKICEAFGANRYPFSEDFGKQDQMLKEVSGRISELRTAIDAGLLYRGNLLQTIGDQFEQWNLLVRKEKSIYHILNMLSMDVTKKCLVAEGWCPVFATKQIQDALHRATLDSNSQVEAIFQALYTRESPPTYFRTNKFTSAFQEIVDAYGIARYQEANPTVYTVVTFPFLFAVMFGDWGHGICLLLATLYLVLREKKLASQKLGDIMEMMFGGRYVILMMAIFSIYTGFIYNEFFSVPFALFGKSAYECRDPSCKDATTDGLIKVREAYPFGLDPVWHGSRSELPFLNSLKMKMSILLGVAQMNLGIIMSFFNAKFFRSCVDIWFQFIPQMIFLNSLFGYLSVLIIVKWCTGSKADLYHIMIYMFLSPTEELGENQLFPGQKTAQMVLLLLALVSVPCMLLPKPFILKAQHQSRHQGESYVPLQPEESLQVEAPHCSHGDHEEFEFSEVLVHQLIHTIEFVLGAVSNTASYLRLWALSLAHSELSSVIYDKVLMLAWGYNNVLILIIGLIVFIFATVGVLLVMETLSAFLHALRLHWVEYQNKFYLGDGYKFYPFSFSLMGEEDE encoded by the exons ATGAATGCAAACAATGAGAAATTACAGCGCACTTATAATGAACTTGTTGAGTATAAACTTGTCTTGCAGAAG GCTGGAGAATTCTTCCATTCCGCTCAAAGAAGTGCTGTTGCACAGCAGAGAGAAACAGAAGCACAGCAAGCTGAGGATTCATTGGACACACCTTTACTGTTGGACCAA GACAAGTCAGTTGATCCATCAAAGCCTATCCAGCTGGGTTTTTTGACAGGTCTGGTACCCAGAGAGAAATCTATGGCGTTCGAGAGGATCTTGTTTCGTGCTACTAGGGGCAATGTTTTTGTAAGGCAGACTGCACTAGAGAATCCTGTGACTGACCCTGCTTCAGGAGAGAAG GTTGAGAAAAATGTCTTTGTAATATTCTACTCTGGAGAGCGAGCAAAGAACAAAATTCTTAAgatctgtgaagcatttggagCTAATCGTTACCCCTTCAGTGAGGACTTTGGCAAACAAGATCAGATGCTGAAAGAG GTTTCTGGAAGAATTTCAGAACTGAGGACTGCCATTGATGCTGGACTTCTGTATCGTGGCAACTTATTGCAAACTATTGGTGATCAGTTTGAGCAGTGGAACCTTCTG gtGAGGAAGGAGAAATCCATTTACCACATATTGAACATGCTTAGCATGGATGTAACAAAAAAATGTCTTGTAGCAGAAGGTTGGTGCCCAGTTTTTGCAACAAAACAG ATCCAAGATGCATTGCACAGGGCGACATTAGACTCAAATTCTCAAGTTGAAGCTATATTTCAAGCTCTGTATACAAGGGAGTCACCACCAACATATTTCAGGACAAACAAATTTACTTCTGCTTTTCAGGAAATTGTTGATGCATATGG GATCGCTCGTTACCAAGAAGCAAATCCAACTGTATACACAGTTGTTACTTTTCCGTTCCTATTTGCAGTCATGTTTGGTGACTGGGGGCATGGTATATGCTTGTTGCTTGCGACTTTATACCTGGTATTAAGGGAAAAGAAGCTCGCCAGTCAG AAACTAGGGGACATCATGGAGATGATGTTTGGAGGTCGCTACGTCATTCTGATGATGGCGATCTTCTCAATTTACACTGGCTTCATCTACAACGAGTTCTTTTCAGTCCCTTTTGCACTGTTTGGAAAGTCAGCTTATGAATGCCGTGATCCTTCCTGCAA GGATGCAACAACAGATGGTTTGATCAAAGTGAGAGAAGCATACCCGTTTGGATTAGATCCTGTATGGCATGGTTCTCGAAGTGAGTTGCCTTTTCTGAACTCCCTAAAGATGAAGATGTCAATCCTCCTTGGTGTTGCTCAAATGAACTTGGGGATCATAATGAGTTTCTTTAATGCCAAGTTTTTCAGAAGTTGTGTGGATATATG GTTCCAATTCATTCCTCAGATGATTTTCTTGAACAGTTTGTTTGGTTACCTCTCTGTTCTCATTATTGTTAAATGGTGCACTGGCTCAAAAGCTGATTTATATCACATAATGATCTACATGTTCCTAAGCCCAACTGAGGAATTGGGTGAAAATCAGCTTTTCCCTGGCCAGAAAACAGCTCAG ATGGTTCTGCTGCTGCTAGCCCTTGTGTCTGTACCTTGTATGCTGCTTCCAAAGCCTTTTATTCTGAAAGCCCAGCACCAAAGT AGGCACCAGGGTGAATCTTATGTTCCCCTACAGCCAGAAGAAAGCCTTCAAGTGGAAGCTCCACATTGTTCTCATGGCGATCATGAGGAATTTGAATTTAGTGAAGTGCTAGTGCATCAGCTCATTCATACAATAGAGTTTGTACTTGGAGCAGTTTCAAATACTGCTTCATACCTTCGTTTATGGGCATTAAG CTTGGCCCACTCAGAGTTGTCTTCAGTGATTTACGACAAGGTTTTGATGTTAGCGTGGGG GTACAACAATGTGCTAATACTTATAATCGGCCTAATCGTCTTTATCTTTGCTACTGTCGGTGTATTGCTGGTGATGGAAACGCTTAGTGCTTTTCTACACGCATTGCGTCTACACTGGGTGGAATACCAGAATAAGTTTTACTTGGGAGACGGTTACAAGTTCTATCCTTTCTCGTTTTCATTGATGGGCGAAGAAGACGAGTGA
- the LOC130806576 gene encoding CRM-domain containing factor CFM9, mitochondrial — translation MFATRNFPNQSLKTLTSLLRNSLYIQRNHFHPNVEIYRKSPIFDYSSSSHTSLSSFNLEFRFNGFRRWMSTSKGRSMRSKVERRMQREAGKTQRQIRQAKKIKLKLMTDEERLIYNLRRAKKKVALLLQKLKKYELPELPAPRHDPELLTPEQLQAYKKIGYRNKNYCEVGVRGVFGGVVQNMHLHWKFHETVQVCCDNFPKERIKEMATMLARLSGGIAVNIHNVKTIIMFRGRNYRQPKNLIPVNTLTKRKALFKARFEQALESQKLNIKKIEQQLRKKGISPDDPVAMASIQRVASTFFNAIDKKEGSPYVFRETQDSVKETQKSSEQPEFADDSDQEELDKFIAEIEEAVDQEWAEGEAAEKEEYGKIKYRNKEDSGGRFKPERYVDDMSGDEDRSRRQGRGSMNAHRRQTMKDSDDEDYIDDYCGSEGENSTDNLDERHFRKPPRATRNESHDRRESFRVAKSNRLDDPDYPEIDSDDSDEGGWNSRVRDRTRKQDKRGRSDIMETINFGGESSDADIGYSDAEIPLYESDDDTLESSALKAADEDYISSVGPPHFDEKEEDSATTRRNQSSRKYNEVWDSD, via the exons ATGTTCGCCACAAGAAATTTTCCAAACCAATCCCTCAAAACCCTAACTTCTCTTCTCCGCAACAGTCTTTATATTCAGAGGAATCATTTCCACCCAAATGTTGAAATCTATCGAAAAAGTCCAATATTtgattattcttcttcttctcataCCTCACTCTCTTCTTTCAATTTGGAGTTTAGATTTAATGGATTTCGAAGGTGGATGTCAACATCCAAAGGAAGAAGTATGAGAAGCAAAGTTGAGCGAAGAATGCAAAGAGAAGCTGGTAAAACTCAAAGGCAAATTAGACAAGCTAAAAAGATTAAGCTTAAGCTTATGACGGATGAAGAACGCCTCATTTACAATCTTAGAAGG GCCAAGAAGAAAGTTGCATTGCTTCTCCAAAAGCTTAAGAAATATGAACTGCCTGAATTGCCTGCACCTAGACATGACCCAGAACTGTTAACACCTGAACAACTTCAAGCTTATAAGAAGATTGGATATAGAAACAAAAACTATTGTGAGGTTGGTGTTCGTGGAGTCTTTGGAGGAGTTGTCCAGAATATGCATCTTCACTGGAAGTTCCACGAGACTGTGCAAGTTTGTTGTGATAACTTCCCCAAGGAAAGGATCAAAGAGATGGCAACTATGCTTGCTAGACTCAGTGGTGGTATTGCGGTTAACATACATAATGTGAAAACAATCATCATGTTTCGTGGTAGAAACTACAGGCAACCAAAGAATTTAATACCTGTCAATACCCTCACGAAGAGGAAG GCTCTTTTTAAGGCAAGATTTGAGCAAGCACTTGAATCTCAAAAACTAAATATCAAGAAAATTGAGCAGCAGCTTCGCAAAAAGGGTATAAGCCCAGATGATCCTGTGGCAATGGCGAGCATCCAGAGGGTGGCATCAACCTTTTTTAATGCAATTGACAAGAAGGAAGGGAGCCCCTATGTCTTCCGTGAGACTCAGGATTCTGTAAAGGAGACTCAAAAAAGCTCAGAACAGCCCGAATTTGCTGATGATAGTGATCAAGAAGAGCTTGACAAATTTATAGCAGAGATAGAGGAGGCTGTTGATCAGGAATGGGCCGAGGGGGAGGCTGCAGAAAAGGAAGAATATGGAAAAATTAAGTACAGGAATAAGGAAGACTCTGGTGGAAGATTCAAACCCGAGCGTTACGTAGATGACATGTCTGGTGATGAGGATAGAAGTCGACGTCAAGGTCGTGGTTCAATGAATGCACATAGAAGACAAACAATGAAAGATAGCGATGATGAAGATTACATTGATGATTATTGTGGAAGTGAAGGAGAAAACAGTACTGATAATCTTGATGAACGACATTTTCGAAAACCACCAAGGGCTACCAGAAACGAATCCCATGATCGCCGTGAATCATTCAGGGTTGCGAAAAGCAATAGGCTAGATGATCCCGATTATCCCGAAATTGATAGTGATGATTCTGATGAAGGTGGCTGGAACTCCCGTGTAAGAGATAGAACCAGAAAGCAAGATAAAAGAGGCAGATCTGACATTATGGAAACAATAAACTTCGGGGGGGAGAGTTCAGATGCCGATATaggttatagtgatgcagaAATTCCTTTATACGAATCAGATGATGATACCCTTGAATCTAGCGCATTAAAAGCGGCAGATGAGGACTACATCAGCTCTGTTGGACCCCCACATTTTGATGAAAAAGAGGAGGATTCCGCTACGACAAGAAGAAATCAATCATCTCGAAAATATAATGAAGTTTGGGATAGTGATTGA